A stretch of the Deltaproteobacteria bacterium genome encodes the following:
- a CDS encoding CarD family transcriptional regulator — translation MHQPEFDVGDIAVYPAHGVTRVQSIEAREISGHKQKFYILKVMDTGMTIMVPTTNVKSVGLREVIGPDQVDAVYEILRERDIAIDNQTWNRRYREYMDKIKTGSVYEIAEVLRDLSLLRYEKELSFGERRMLDTARTLLIKELAIARKKDEKGVAEEIDEIFETA, via the coding sequence ATGCACCAGCCGGAGTTCGATGTTGGCGACATTGCCGTATATCCCGCACACGGAGTTACCCGAGTGCAATCCATTGAGGCGCGTGAAATCTCCGGGCACAAGCAGAAGTTCTATATCCTGAAGGTGATGGATACCGGCATGACCATTATGGTGCCGACCACGAACGTCAAGTCCGTCGGGCTGCGTGAAGTGATTGGGCCCGATCAAGTGGATGCCGTCTATGAAATCCTGCGGGAGCGGGATATCGCGATCGACAACCAGACATGGAATCGGCGATATCGCGAGTATATGGACAAGATTAAGACCGGCTCGGTGTATGAAATCGCCGAAGTGTTGCGGGATCTCTCCTTGTTGCGCTACGAGAAAGAACTGTCATTCGGTGAGCGGCGGATGCTCGATACCGCGCGCACGTTGTTGATCAAAGAACTCGCGATTGCGCGCAAGAAAGACGAAAAAGG